A stretch of Myxococcus hansupus DNA encodes these proteins:
- a CDS encoding TonB family protein, with protein sequence MSTGSPNNWRRRRRQGSSAGRFAAAVAVALLLHAVYVGTLLLTSSLQGEPVARKAATRPTSVAVRPLTADQWAQNRGKASPQTKPQTTDRPRAQEKKPEEKKPDETPKGQVVDVAPGNNEVDPNAKYLAESNNRVKKETRSREQTPFYRNAMPQRTAPQNQEGQNTDAQAPRLSGNNGMGNDDRPLAQGGQKPAFEIPDARRKNEVAMRTDPTSPGPGVEVNNQNESDEVVGNSKRLNIQPGSGGEEAGSAGRAGSPGLASLMPSRAVMDKVLGAAPNDHLQDAAEGDQTLLNTREWKYASFFNRVKQSVGMHWNPNEQLRRRDPTGGIYTGRDRYTLLEITLDERGQVTDIQVEKSSGLDFLDLEAVSSFKRAQPFPNPPAGLLSNDSKVKFQFGFFMEMGGGPRMRLFRQPN encoded by the coding sequence GTGAGCACGGGTTCACCTAACAACTGGCGTCGCCGGAGGCGGCAAGGGTCATCGGCGGGGCGCTTCGCCGCGGCGGTGGCGGTTGCCCTCCTGCTCCATGCCGTCTACGTGGGCACCCTGCTCCTGACGAGCTCGCTCCAGGGCGAGCCGGTGGCGCGCAAGGCCGCGACGCGGCCCACGTCGGTCGCCGTGCGTCCGCTCACCGCCGACCAGTGGGCGCAGAACCGCGGCAAGGCGTCCCCCCAGACGAAGCCGCAGACGACCGACCGGCCTCGCGCGCAGGAGAAGAAGCCCGAGGAGAAGAAGCCGGACGAGACGCCCAAGGGCCAGGTCGTGGACGTGGCGCCGGGCAACAACGAGGTGGACCCGAACGCCAAGTACCTCGCGGAGAGCAACAACCGCGTGAAGAAGGAGACGCGCTCGCGCGAGCAGACGCCCTTCTACCGGAACGCCATGCCCCAGCGGACGGCGCCGCAGAACCAGGAGGGGCAGAACACGGACGCGCAGGCGCCCCGCCTGTCCGGCAACAACGGCATGGGCAACGATGACCGCCCCCTGGCCCAGGGTGGCCAGAAGCCCGCGTTCGAGATTCCCGACGCCCGCCGGAAGAACGAAGTGGCCATGCGGACGGACCCGACGTCGCCGGGGCCGGGCGTGGAAGTGAACAATCAGAACGAGAGCGACGAGGTGGTGGGCAACTCGAAGCGCCTCAACATCCAGCCGGGTTCGGGCGGAGAAGAGGCCGGCTCGGCGGGCCGCGCGGGTTCGCCGGGGCTGGCATCCCTGATGCCGTCGCGCGCCGTCATGGACAAGGTCCTGGGCGCCGCGCCCAACGACCACCTGCAGGACGCCGCCGAGGGCGACCAGACGCTCCTCAACACGCGCGAGTGGAAGTACGCCAGCTTCTTCAACCGCGTGAAGCAGAGCGTGGGCATGCACTGGAACCCCAACGAGCAGCTTCGCCGCAGGGACCCCACCGGCGGCATCTACACGGGGCGGGACCGGTACACGCTGCTGGAAATCACGCTGGACGAGCGCGGCCAGGTGACGGACATCCAGGTGGAGAAGAGCAGCGGGCTCGACTTCCTGGACCTGGAGGCGGTGTCATCCTTCAAGCGCGCGCAGCCCTTCCCCAACCCACCGGCGGGCCTGCTGTCGAACGACTCCAAGGTGAAGTTCCAGTTCGGCTTCTTCATGGAGATGGGGGGCGGCCCCCGGATGCGGCTGTTCCGCCAACCCAACTGA
- a CDS encoding cation diffusion facilitator family transporter yields the protein MEATLTDRNLAQQERSRKVRNVLLGILVANWVVASAKLVFGMLSQSAAVTADGLHSFIDGGSNVLGLVAMGVASRPADEDHPYGHGKFEALASLGIGAMIGVGMLELGRMALDSVLNDKHPQVTGTMAAVMACTLVVNMVVTRVERHYGRKYKSALLLADASHTMSDVYVTLAVLGSLALVWLGYPRADGLIALAVMVFVAWVAYGIVKQAVGILSDTARLDPEAVKQHTLGVPGVRSCRDVRSRGMEESVYVDLKIEVDPQLTTAQAHELADLVERTLQAAYPQVVDVVVHVEPDRAAVATTA from the coding sequence GTGGAAGCGACGCTCACCGACAGAAACCTCGCGCAGCAGGAGCGGAGCCGGAAGGTCCGCAACGTGCTGCTTGGCATCCTCGTGGCCAACTGGGTGGTGGCCAGCGCCAAGCTGGTTTTCGGCATGCTCAGCCAGTCCGCGGCGGTGACGGCGGACGGGCTGCACTCGTTCATCGACGGCGGCTCCAACGTCCTGGGCCTGGTGGCCATGGGCGTCGCCTCGCGGCCCGCGGACGAGGACCACCCCTATGGCCACGGCAAGTTCGAGGCGCTGGCCTCGCTGGGCATTGGCGCGATGATTGGCGTGGGCATGTTGGAGCTGGGGCGCATGGCGCTCGACTCGGTGCTCAACGACAAGCACCCGCAGGTGACGGGCACCATGGCGGCGGTGATGGCCTGCACCCTGGTGGTGAACATGGTGGTGACGCGGGTGGAGCGCCACTACGGGCGCAAGTACAAGAGCGCCCTGCTGCTGGCGGACGCGAGCCACACGATGTCCGACGTCTACGTCACCCTGGCCGTGCTGGGCTCCCTGGCGCTGGTGTGGCTGGGCTACCCGCGCGCGGACGGACTCATCGCGCTGGCCGTCATGGTGTTCGTGGCCTGGGTGGCCTACGGCATCGTCAAGCAGGCGGTGGGCATCCTCTCCGACACCGCCCGGTTGGACCCGGAGGCGGTGAAGCAGCACACGCTGGGCGTCCCGGGCGTGCGCTCCTGCCGCGACGTGCGCAGCCGCGGCATGGAGGAGAGCGTCTACGTGGACCTCAAAATCGAGGTGGACCCGCAGCTCACCACCGCGCAGGCCCACGAGCTGGCGGACCTCGTGGAACGAACGCTCCAGGCCGCCTATCCGCAGGTGGTGGACGTGGTGGTCCACGTCGAGCCCGACCGCGCCGCGGTGGCCACGACGGCGTGA